From a region of the Zingiber officinale cultivar Zhangliang chromosome 10B, Zo_v1.1, whole genome shotgun sequence genome:
- the LOC122029838 gene encoding cytochrome c1-2, heme protein, mitochondrial-like isoform X2: MAAGRGIGQLLRKHLQFQSAEEAIVSAGMKSLKAFALLGVGITGALSFASLASADEAEHGLPPSNYPWPHKGILSSYDHASIRRGHQVYQQVCASCHSMSLISYRDLVGVAYTEEETKAMAAEIEVVDGPNDEGEMFTRPGKLSDRFPQPYANEQAARFANGGAYPPDLSLITKARHNGQNYAFALLTGYRDPPAGVSIREGLHYNPYFPGGAIAMPKMLIDGAVEYEDGTPATESQMGKDVVTFLSWAAEPEMEERKLMGFKWIFVLSLALLQAAYYRRLKWSVFKSRKLVVDAVN, from the exons ATGGCTGCTGGACGAGGCATTGGCCAACTCTTGAGAAAGCACCTTCAGTTTCAGTCAGCA GAAGAGGCTATTGTATCAGCTGGCATGAAATCGTTGAAAGCTTTTGCGTTACTTGGAGTTGGGATTACTGGTGCTTTAAGCTTTGCATCCTTGGCATCTGCTGATGAAGCTGAGCATGGTTTACCGCCTTCAAATTATCCATGGCCTCACAAGGGCATCCTGAGTTCATATGATCATGCATC AATTCGGCGGGGCCACCAAGTTTATCAACAAGTATGTGCTTCTTGCCATTCTATGTCTCTGATCTCATATAGAGATCTTGTTGGCGTGGCATACACTGAAGAGGAGACCAAAGCAATGGCTGCTGAAATTGAGGTCGTTGATGGCCCCAATGATGAAGGGGAAATGTTCACTCGTCCTGGCAAATTAAGCGATCGGTTTCCTCAGCCATATGCAAATGAACAAGCAGCAAGGTTTGCAAACGGAGGGGCATATCCTCCAGATTTGAGCCTGATTACGAAG GCCCGACACAATGGACAGAACTATGCGTTTGCTCTTCTCACTGGCTATCGTGATCCTCCTGCTGGTGTTTCG ATTCGTGAGGGGCTCCACTACAATCCATATTTCCCTGGTGGTGCAATAGCCATGCCGAAAATGCTTATCGATGGTGCTGTCGAGTATGAGGATGGTACTCCTGCAACTGAATCCCAG ATGGGTAAGGATGTTGTAACATTTTTATCTTGGGCAGCCGAGCCTGAGATGGAGGAGAGGAAACTG ATGGGATTCAAATGGATTTTTGTACTCTCGCTTGCACTTCTCCAGGCTGCATACTACCGGCGGTTGAAGTGGTCAGTTTTCAAGTCGCGCAAGTTGGTCGTAGATGCTGTCAACTGA
- the LOC122028720 gene encoding DNA repair protein REV1-like, which yields MATSRSSLSPWTATRSDPARTRNPREFGRRGAKKPPFAHPGSYMAVKSQKLREQFDASAVFRGRLGSGKGIFFGISIFVDGFTIPSSQDLRACMMIHGGRYENYFSRRSVTHIICSHLPDSKMRNFRAFSRGLPVVKPAWVIESVAANKLLSWVPYQLNELENGTHKQQKLSSFFTSKSVSNRRDEKTTIALSSLSTRRPLLLKNEKMNQLIVDEQGECSTYREAMFNGTEKFCEVEYEAPSINDMKEKHKGIEMGQSFACVNKVKLKEQLDNPYNGPCNQQQEGANEDNFQQIQTCTASYSRPDDLHADAHDDNHLDMIPQSLSQLDYSVLDQLPKELKADILASLPPHRTHHYPGNDPSTSEKDMPSNPDENPGNSNMSMWIGTPPSWVEKFQHSNCFVLNIMATQFARSDTNGLLSLTLQSLSPFLPSFSDLSSMESEEMICSLVELFKQYIKLKIESDIEELYVCSRILRRFATDFKFLFQVYDLILPTLQVQVRRIIVILSINNREDLLM from the exons ATGGCGACGTCAAGATCTTCGCTATCTCCATGGACAGCGACCAGATCCGATCCCGCACGGACCAGGAACCCTAGAGAATTCGGTCGTCGCGGTGCTAAGAAACCCCCTTTCGCACACCCCGGAAG CTACATGGCGGTGAAAAGCCAAAAGCTTCGGGAGCAATTCGATGCTAGTGCGGTCTTCCGTGGCCGGCTCGGAAGCGGGAAGGGCATTTTCTTTGGTATCTCGATCTTCGTTGACGGATTCACGATCCCTTCCAGTCAG GATCTCAGAGCTTGTATGATGATTCATGGTGGTCGGTACGAGAATTACTTCTCGAGGCGCTCTGTAACGCATATCATTTGCAGCCATCTGCCTGACAGCAAAATGAGGAACTTCAG GGCATTCAGTCGAGGGCTTCCAGTTGTAAAACCTGCTTGGGTGATTGAATCTGTGGCGGCTAATAAGCTTTTGAGCT GGGTTCCTTACCAGTTAAATGAGCTTGAGAATGGGACTCATAAGCAACAAAAGCTGTCTTCCTTTTTTACTTCTAAGAGCGTGTCAAATCGGAGGGATGAAAAAACCACTATAGCTCTTAGTTCACTATCTACCAGAAGGCCGTTGTTACTAAAGAATGAAAAAATGAATCAGTTGATAGTTGATGAGCAAGGTGAATGCTCAACATATAGAGAAGCTATGTTTAATGGAACGGAAAAGTTTTGTGAGGTGGAATATGAAGCACCAAGTATTAATGATATGAAAGAAAAGCATAAGGGAATAGAGATGGGACAGAGTTTTGCATGTGTGAACAAAGTAAAGCTGAAGGAACAATTAGATAATCCATACAATGGACCTTGCAATCAGCAGCAGGAG GGAGCAAACGAGGACAACTTCCAACAAATTCAGACTTGTACGGCATCTTATTCGAGGCCAGATGATTTACACGCAGATGCTCATGATGATAATCATTTAGATATGATACCTCAGTCTCTTAGTCAGTTAGATTACTCCGTGCTTGATCAGCTACCTAAAGAATTGAAGGCTGATATTCTTGCATCACTGCCTCCACACAGAACCCATCATTATCCTGGAAATGACCCCAGCACTAGTGAGAAGGATATGCCCTCTAACCCAGATGAAAATCCTGGAAATTCTAATATGTCTATGTGGATAGGAACTCCTCCAAGTTGGGTTGAGAAGTTCCAACATAGTAATTGTTTCGTCTTGAACATTATGGCAACACAGTTTGCCAGATCTGATACAAATGGCCTTCTTTCTCTGACACTCCAGTCCTTGAGTCCTTTTCTACCTTCATTTTCTGACTTAAGTTCAATGGAATCAGAGGAAATGATTTGCAGCTTGGTTGAGCTTTTCAAGCAATATATTAAGCTGAAGATTGAATCAGATATCGAAGAGTTGTATGTTTGCTCTCGGATTTTAAGAAG GTTTGCAACAGATTTCAAGTTCCTATTTCAAGTGTATGACCTGATCCTTCCTACTCTTCAG GTACAAGTCAGAAGAATAATTGTAATTCTAAGCATCAATAACAGGGAAGATCTTCTTATGTAA
- the LOC122029838 gene encoding cytochrome c1-2, heme protein, mitochondrial-like isoform X1 encodes MAAGRGIGQLLRKHLQFQSAIPALVSSQKQEEAIVSAGMKSLKAFALLGVGITGALSFASLASADEAEHGLPPSNYPWPHKGILSSYDHASIRRGHQVYQQVCASCHSMSLISYRDLVGVAYTEEETKAMAAEIEVVDGPNDEGEMFTRPGKLSDRFPQPYANEQAARFANGGAYPPDLSLITKARHNGQNYAFALLTGYRDPPAGVSIREGLHYNPYFPGGAIAMPKMLIDGAVEYEDGTPATESQMGKDVVTFLSWAAEPEMEERKLMGFKWIFVLSLALLQAAYYRRLKWSVFKSRKLVVDAVN; translated from the exons ATGGCTGCTGGACGAGGCATTGGCCAACTCTTGAGAAAGCACCTTCAGTTTCAGTCAGCA ATTCCTGCTCTGGTGTCATCGCAAAAGCAGGAAGAGGCTATTGTATCAGCTGGCATGAAATCGTTGAAAGCTTTTGCGTTACTTGGAGTTGGGATTACTGGTGCTTTAAGCTTTGCATCCTTGGCATCTGCTGATGAAGCTGAGCATGGTTTACCGCCTTCAAATTATCCATGGCCTCACAAGGGCATCCTGAGTTCATATGATCATGCATC AATTCGGCGGGGCCACCAAGTTTATCAACAAGTATGTGCTTCTTGCCATTCTATGTCTCTGATCTCATATAGAGATCTTGTTGGCGTGGCATACACTGAAGAGGAGACCAAAGCAATGGCTGCTGAAATTGAGGTCGTTGATGGCCCCAATGATGAAGGGGAAATGTTCACTCGTCCTGGCAAATTAAGCGATCGGTTTCCTCAGCCATATGCAAATGAACAAGCAGCAAGGTTTGCAAACGGAGGGGCATATCCTCCAGATTTGAGCCTGATTACGAAG GCCCGACACAATGGACAGAACTATGCGTTTGCTCTTCTCACTGGCTATCGTGATCCTCCTGCTGGTGTTTCG ATTCGTGAGGGGCTCCACTACAATCCATATTTCCCTGGTGGTGCAATAGCCATGCCGAAAATGCTTATCGATGGTGCTGTCGAGTATGAGGATGGTACTCCTGCAACTGAATCCCAG ATGGGTAAGGATGTTGTAACATTTTTATCTTGGGCAGCCGAGCCTGAGATGGAGGAGAGGAAACTG ATGGGATTCAAATGGATTTTTGTACTCTCGCTTGCACTTCTCCAGGCTGCATACTACCGGCGGTTGAAGTGGTCAGTTTTCAAGTCGCGCAAGTTGGTCGTAGATGCTGTCAACTGA